The Chroicocephalus ridibundus chromosome 3, bChrRid1.1, whole genome shotgun sequence genome includes the window CTCTCTTTTATTTAACTGAAGTCCTAAGGAtaaagggaggggagagaagggcttGCCCACTCCACTGATGGTGGATACCCCTCAGTGTATCCCTCCAGAAATCCTGAACTTGGTGTTCCTACTGCATgtaaagagaagcagcacacacCTTTTTTATCAAAACAGGaagattcaaaacaaacaaacccaaaaccccaaaacatcaagAAACCATCaatcacaaaaacaaacaaaaaaacaactaaacaaacaaaccagtaGATGAAACACCTGTtccaaaaatacacttttctaaCTTTTGAGGTTGCCCAAGGGATCCACCTCACCTGACTCATCTAACCTAACTTGGCCAGCCCAAAGCTGGCCGTCTCACCTAGGCTGGTCGTTAAGAGATTCCCAATGCGTGCTGGATGGAGATGCTCCTCCCAGGCACATCTGACCTTCACCACAAAGCCAACTGAATTTCCCCGTTGCCAAGTACAAGCATTTAATTTCTCAGCCAGTGACACCAGCAGGGCTCCAGGTGGGTTTCCAAGTCCCTTAAGAAGGTCTCACATCCCCTTTTCCCCTGCAGCAAGAGGCCTTTCAGACAGCCAGCAGTGCAGAAGCAACCACGGCCACTGCCGGAGGCTTTGCTTCCACATGGAGCGCTGGGAAGGGACCTGCAGCAGCGGCCGTCTGCGCTGCTGCCGATGAGAGTG containing:
- the LOC134512465 gene encoding gallinacin-13-like; amino-acid sequence: MQMLQLLFAVIVILLLQDVPARGLSDSQQCRSNHGHCRRLCFHMERWEGTCSSGRLRCCR